The candidate division WOR-3 bacterium genomic sequence CAGGAAAAGGACTACTATAATCTGTATTATCTAAAAAACCGCACATTGATAACTGATCTACAGATTCTTATCAAATCCATCTTTTAGCAAGTTTTTTACCTATCGGGTGATAAATCCCGTCGCCTTCTTACTTCTCTTATAAGCTCCCGGATTTCTCTTTCAAACTCTTCCTGAAAGATTATAAACTTTGCCTGCTGAATAGGGGTTAATATCTGACGGATTTCTTCAAATTCTTTTAGCTGGGTTTCGTGACGCTTTTTCTGCAATTCTTGCAATTTGTTCAAAATCTTCAGTATCTCCCCTTCATCCGCTTTTTCATCAAGAAGATTTTTCAGTTCTTTAATCAATGTCCCACGCTGACGATAAAATTCCTGTTCATCCTTTCTCATCGCTTTCAGTTTTGGGAATAATTTTGTCATCTGTTCTTCGGTTAAATCAAGTTCTTCGGTCAGTTTATATATTCTAACCTTTTCAATTATCTCGCGTGGATCTTTCTCCTCAGGTCTTACTTGGGCAAAGATTAACAGCACCGGAAAAGCAAACAACACAATTCTTTTCATGAAACCTCCTCATCGTTGTTTTTAAAGATATTCTTTTCCATATTTTTGTATCAGGATTTCAATAAATTCCTTTTTTTCCGTAGGATTCAAATCCTGTAAAATTTGTATTGATTCTCCATTGATATAATCTTCCAATTGTTTAAATTTATCAACTAACTCATCATCAACAATTCTTTCCAGAAGCAGGCTATTTAAATCTTCGTCCTGTGTTAAAGACAGTGATGAAATAGAAATTTCAATGATTCGTTCCTTCTCAGGGCTAAATAAAATAAAGAAGATAATAAGACTCAGCACTGGAGCTAGTAATCCCAAAATCCTGCCTATTGGTTTTCGTAAATAAATTTCCTTTTTAGACAAATTAGCCTTCAGTCTCTCAAAAAATTCAGGTTCCGGCATCACCACCTCATCGTGCTTCATTAATTCGTAAAGCTTTTTTAATGCCTCTAACTCTTGCTTACACTGGGAGCACTCCTTCAGATGTTTCTCAAAAAGGGAACGAGCTTGTAGAGAAAGCAAATTCTCGCAATATTCAAGTATCAAACTTTTTTGGGGACAATCTTTCATAACCAGTCCTTTAATAAAACCCTCAATTTACGAATTGCCTGAAAATGATTGGCCTTGGCAGCACCCGTGGAGATAGCCATTATCGTTCCTATCT encodes the following:
- a CDS encoding Spy/CpxP family protein refolding chaperone, translating into MKRIVLFAFPVLLIFAQVRPEEKDPREIIEKVRIYKLTEELDLTEEQMTKLFPKLKAMRKDEQEFYRQRGTLIKELKNLLDEKADEGEILKILNKLQELQKKRHETQLKEFEEIRQILTPIQQAKFIIFQEEFEREIRELIREVRRRRDLSPDR